Proteins encoded together in one Staphylococcus aureus window:
- the sbnC gene encoding staphyloferrin B biosynthesis protein SbnC: MQNHTAVNTAQAIILRDLVDALLFEDIAGIVSNSEITKENGQTLLIYERETQQIKIPVYFSALNMFRYESSQPITIEGRVSKQPLTAAEFWQTIANMNCDLSHEWEVARVEEGLTTAATQLAKQLSELDLASHPFVMSEQFASLKDRPFHPLAKEKRGLREADYQVYQAELNQSFPLMVAAVKKTHMIHGDTANIDELENLTVPIKEQATDMLNDQGLSIDDYVLFPVHPWQYQHILPNVFAKEISEKLVVLLPLKFGDYLSSSSMRSLIDIGAPYNHVKVPFAMQSLGALRLTPTRYMKNGEQAEQLLRQLIEKDEALAKYVMVCDETAWWSYMGQDNDIFKDQLGHLTVQLRKYPEVLAKNDTQQLVSMAALAANDRTLYQMICGKDNISKNDVMTLFEDIAQVFLKVTLSFMQYGALPELHGQNILLSFEDGRVQKCVLRDHDTVRIYKPWLTAHQLSLPKYVVREDTPNTLINEDLETFFAYFQTLAVSVNLYAIIDAIQDLFGVSEHELMSLLKQILKNEVATISWVTTDQLAVRHILFDKQTWPFKQILLPLLYQRDSGGGSMPSGLTTVPNPMVTYD; encoded by the coding sequence TTGCAGAATCATACAGCAGTCAATACAGCACAAGCGATAATATTAAGAGATTTAGTTGATGCATTATTATTTGAAGATATAGCCGGAATTGTATCGAATAGTGAGATTACTAAAGAAAACGGACAAACGCTTTTGATATACGAACGTGAAACACAACAAATAAAGATACCTGTTTATTTTAGTGCTTTAAATATGTTTCGTTACGAAAGTTCACAACCAATTACGATAGAGGGAAGGGTGTCTAAGCAACCTTTAACGGCAGCTGAATTTTGGCAAACAATTGCTAATATGAATTGTGATCTAAGTCATGAATGGGAAGTGGCTCGCGTTGAAGAAGGACTGACTACTGCTGCCACACAGCTTGCTAAACAATTATCAGAATTAGATTTAGCGTCACATCCTTTTGTGATGTCAGAGCAGTTTGCAAGTTTAAAAGATCGTCCATTTCATCCATTAGCTAAAGAAAAAAGAGGATTAAGAGAAGCGGATTATCAAGTGTATCAAGCTGAATTAAATCAATCATTTCCTTTAATGGTTGCAGCAGTTAAAAAGACACATATGATTCATGGCGATACTGCAAATATCGATGAATTAGAAAATTTGACAGTACCTATAAAAGAACAAGCGACAGACATGTTAAATGATCAAGGGTTATCAATAGATGACTATGTACTATTTCCGGTACATCCTTGGCAATATCAGCATATTCTGCCGAACGTCTTTGCGAAAGAGATTAGTGAAAAGTTGGTTGTACTATTACCGTTAAAATTTGGAGATTATCTGTCGTCTTCAAGTATGCGTTCATTAATTGATATTGGCGCACCGTATAACCATGTCAAAGTACCATTTGCAATGCAGTCATTAGGCGCATTAAGGCTAACGCCTACGCGTTACATGAAAAACGGAGAACAAGCAGAACAATTATTACGTCAGCTTATAGAAAAAGATGAAGCACTAGCTAAGTATGTCATGGTTTGTGATGAAACAGCTTGGTGGTCATATATGGGTCAAGATAATGATATTTTCAAAGATCAATTAGGTCATCTAACTGTTCAGCTAAGAAAGTATCCCGAAGTGCTAGCCAAAAATGATACGCAACAGCTAGTGTCAATGGCAGCACTCGCGGCAAATGATCGCACTTTATATCAAATGATTTGTGGAAAAGATAATATTTCTAAAAATGATGTCATGACGTTATTTGAAGATATCGCGCAAGTCTTTTTAAAGGTAACACTATCATTTATGCAATACGGCGCATTACCAGAGTTGCATGGTCAAAATATATTGTTGTCATTTGAAGATGGACGTGTACAAAAATGCGTGTTACGTGATCATGATACTGTCAGAATTTATAAACCATGGCTAACAGCACATCAGCTTTCATTGCCGAAGTATGTCGTCAGAGAAGATACACCTAATACGCTAATTAATGAGGATTTGGAAACATTCTTTGCTTATTTTCAAACATTAGCTGTATCGGTAAATCTATATGCCATTATTGATGCAATTCAAGATTTATTTGGTGTAAGTGAGCATGAACTTATGTCGTTGTTAAAACAAATTTTAAAAAATGAAGTGGCAACTATTTCCTGGGTTACAACTGATCAGCTAGCTGTCAGACACATTTTATTTGATAAACAGACGTGGCCATTCAAACAAATTTTATTACCATTGCTATATCAACGTGATAGTGGTGGAGGTAGTATGCCTTCAGGTTTAACTACCGTACCAAATCCAATGGTGACATATGATTAA
- the sbnD gene encoding staphyloferrin B export MFS transporter, with translation MINQSIWRSNFRILWLSQFIAIAGLTVLVPLLPIYMASLQNLSVVEIQLWSGIAIAAPAVTTMIASPIWGKLGDKISRKWMVLRALLGLAVCLFLMALCTTPLQFVLVRLLQGLFGGVVDASSAFASAEAPAEDRGKVLGRLQSSVSAGSLVGPLIGGVTASILGFSALLMSIAVITFIVCIFGALKLIETTHMPKSQTPNINKGIRRSFQCLLCTQQTCRFIIVGVLANFAMYGMLTALSPLASSVNHTAIDDRSVIGFLQSAFWTASILSAPLWGRFNDKSYVKSVYIFATIACGCSAILQGLATNIEFLMAARILQGLTYSALIQSVMFVVVNACHQQLKGTFVGTTNSMLVVGQIIGSLSGAAITSYTTPATTFIVMGVVFAVSSLFLICSTITNQINDHTLMKLWELKQKSAK, from the coding sequence ATGATTAATCAGTCTATATGGCGCAGTAACTTTCGCATTTTATGGCTCAGTCAGTTTATAGCGATTGCTGGACTGACAGTACTTGTGCCATTATTGCCAATTTATATGGCATCACTACAAAATCTATCAGTCGTAGAAATACAGTTGTGGAGTGGTATAGCGATTGCTGCTCCAGCTGTAACGACGATGATAGCTTCGCCGATATGGGGGAAGCTAGGTGATAAGATCAGCCGAAAATGGATGGTGTTAAGAGCGTTACTTGGTTTGGCGGTATGCTTATTTTTAATGGCATTGTGTACGACACCATTACAGTTTGTACTTGTGAGGTTATTGCAGGGACTATTTGGTGGTGTTGTTGATGCATCAAGTGCGTTTGCGAGTGCAGAGGCGCCAGCTGAAGATCGTGGAAAGGTATTAGGAAGACTGCAAAGTTCAGTCAGCGCAGGGTCTCTTGTGGGGCCATTAATTGGCGGTGTTACAGCTTCGATATTAGGTTTTAGTGCGTTACTGATGAGTATTGCCGTTATTACTTTTATTGTCTGTATTTTCGGTGCATTAAAATTGATTGAAACGACACATATGCCAAAATCACAAACACCAAATATTAATAAAGGTATTCGCCGTTCATTTCAATGTCTATTATGCACACAACAAACATGTCGATTTATTATCGTTGGCGTTTTAGCAAACTTTGCTATGTATGGCATGCTAACTGCATTATCACCACTTGCTTCATCAGTGAATCATACAGCGATAGATGACCGTAGTGTGATTGGATTTTTACAGTCCGCATTTTGGACGGCTTCGATATTAAGCGCGCCTTTATGGGGACGCTTTAATGATAAATCATATGTTAAATCAGTATATATATTTGCCACGATTGCATGTGGTTGTAGTGCGATACTGCAAGGTTTAGCGACGAATATAGAGTTTTTAATGGCTGCAAGAATACTTCAAGGATTAACATATAGTGCATTGATTCAAAGTGTCATGTTTGTTGTCGTGAATGCGTGTCATCAACAACTTAAAGGCACATTTGTTGGAACGACGAACAGTATGTTAGTTGTTGGTCAAATTATTGGCAGTCTTAGTGGCGCTGCCATTACAAGTTATACTACACCAGCTACTACGTTTATCGTTATGGGCGTAGTATTTGCAGTAAGTAGTTTATTTTTAATTTGTTCAACCATCACTAATCAAATCAACGATCACACATTAATGAAATTATGGGAGTTGAAACAAAAAAGTGCAAAATAA
- the sbnE gene encoding L-2,3-diaminopropanoate--citrate ligase SbnE has protein sequence MQNKELIQHAAYAAIERILNEYFREENLYQVPPQNHQWSIQLSELETLTGEFRYWSAMGHHMYHPEVWLIDGKSKKITTYKEAIARILQHMAQSADNQTAVQQHMAQIMSDIDNSIHRTARYLQSNTIDYVEDRYIVSEQSLYLGHPFHPTPKSASGFSEADLEKYAPECHTSFQLHYLAVHQDVLLTRYVEGKEDQVEKVLYQLADIDISEIPKDFILLPTHPYQINVLRQHPQYMQYSEQGLIKDLGVSGDSVYPTSSVRTVFSKALNIYLKLPIHVKITNFIRTNDLEQIERTIDAAQVIASVKDEVETPHFKLMFEEGYRALLPNPLGQTVEPEMDLLTNSAMIVREGIPNYHADKDIHVLASLFETMPDSPMSKLSQVIEQSGLAPEAWLECYLNRTLLPILKLFSNTGISLEAHVQNTLIELKDGIPDVCFVRDLEGICLSRTIATEKQLVPNVVAASSPVVYAHDEAWHRLKYYVVVNHLGHLVSTIGKATRNEVVLWQLVAHRLMTWKKEYANNAVFVDCVEDLYQTPTIAAKANLMSKLNDCGANPIYTHIPNPICHNKEVSYCESNNS, from the coding sequence GTGCAAAATAAAGAATTAATACAACATGCAGCGTATGCGGCTATCGAACGCATTTTAAATGAATATTTTAGAGAAGAAAATTTATATCAAGTACCACCTCAAAATCATCAATGGTCTATACAATTATCAGAGCTCGAAACTTTAACGGGTGAATTTCGCTATTGGTCTGCGATGGGGCATCATATGTATCATCCAGAGGTATGGCTTATCGATGGAAAAAGTAAAAAAATAACAACTTATAAAGAAGCAATTGCGCGTATTTTGCAACATATGGCTCAAAGTGCAGATAATCAAACGGCAGTGCAACAACATATGGCGCAAATTATGTCTGACATCGATAATAGCATTCATCGCACGGCACGTTATTTGCAAAGTAACACAATAGACTACGTAGAGGATCGTTATATCGTTTCAGAACAATCTTTATACTTAGGTCATCCATTTCATCCGACTCCTAAGAGTGCAAGTGGGTTTTCAGAAGCAGATTTAGAGAAATATGCACCCGAATGTCATACATCATTCCAATTGCATTATTTAGCTGTGCATCAAGATGTTCTGCTCACGCGCTATGTAGAAGGTAAAGAAGATCAGGTTGAGAAAGTGTTGTATCAATTAGCAGACATAGATATATCAGAGATACCCAAAGATTTTATTTTATTACCAACACATCCTTATCAAATCAATGTGTTGCGACAGCATCCACAGTATATGCAATATAGTGAACAAGGTTTAATAAAAGACCTTGGCGTTTCCGGTGATTCAGTGTACCCGACGTCTTCGGTTAGAACTGTATTTTCAAAAGCATTAAACATTTATTTAAAATTACCGATACACGTTAAAATCACTAATTTTATACGTACGAATGACCTTGAACAGATTGAACGGACAATTGATGCCGCGCAAGTTATCGCATCAGTCAAAGATGAGGTTGAAACACCCCATTTTAAATTGATGTTTGAAGAAGGATATCGTGCATTGTTACCGAATCCATTAGGGCAAACAGTTGAACCTGAAATGGATTTATTAACAAATAGTGCCATGATTGTTCGTGAAGGGATACCGAATTACCATGCTGATAAAGATATTCATGTATTGGCGTCATTATTTGAAACGATGCCTGATTCACCGATGTCTAAGTTATCACAAGTGATTGAGCAAAGTGGTTTAGCACCAGAAGCATGGCTTGAATGTTATTTGAATCGTACATTATTGCCGATATTAAAGCTGTTTAGTAACACAGGCATTAGTCTAGAAGCACATGTACAAAATACATTAATTGAATTAAAAGATGGCATACCCGACGTATGCTTTGTCAGAGATCTTGAAGGCATTTGTCTATCTAGAACGATTGCTACTGAAAAACAGCTTGTGCCAAATGTTGTGGCAGCATCAAGCCCTGTTGTATATGCACATGATGAAGCATGGCATCGTCTTAAATATTACGTTGTAGTAAATCACTTAGGACATTTAGTATCAACTATTGGTAAAGCGACTAGAAATGAAGTTGTGTTATGGCAACTTGTAGCGCATCGTCTTATGACTTGGAAAAAAGAATACGCGAATAACGCAGTATTTGTTGACTGTGTAGAAGATTTATATCAAACGCCGACCATTGCGGCTAAAGCGAATTTGATGAGTAAATTGAATGATTGTGGTGCAAACCCTATTTATACACATATACCAAATCCAATTTGTCATAACAAGGAGGTATCGTATTGTGAATCAAACAATTCTTAA
- the sbnF gene encoding 3-(L-alanin-3-ylcarbamoyl)-2-[(2-aminoethylcarbamoyl)methyl]-2-hydroxypropanoate synthase SbnF gives MIVVQTLFIHIYQIQFVITRRYRIVNQTILNRVKTRVMHQLVSSLIYENIVVYKASYQDGVGHFTIEGHDSEYRFTAEKTHSFDRIRITSPIERVVGDEADTTTDYTQLLREVVFTFPKNDEKLEQFIVELLQTELKDTQSMQYRESNPPATPETFNDYEFYAMEGHQYHPSYKSRLGFTLSDNLKFGPDFVPNVKLQWLAIDKDKVETTVSRNVVVNEMLRQQVGDKTYEHFVQQIEASGKHVNDVEMIPVHPWQFEHVIQVDLAEERLNGTVLWLGESDELYHPQQSIRTMSPIDTTKYYLKVPISITNTSTKRVLAPHTIENAAQITDWLKQIQQQDMYLKDELKTVFLGEVLGQSYLNTQLSPYKQTQVYGALGVIWRENIYHMLIDEEDAIPFNALYASDKDGVPFIENWIKQYGSEAWTKQFLAVAIRPMIHMLYYHGIAFESHAQNMMLIHENGWPTRIALKDFHDGVRFKREHLSEAASHLTLKPMPEAHKKVNSNSFIETDDERLVRDFLHDAFFFINIAEIILFIEKQYGIDEELQWQWVKGIIEAYQEAFPELNNYQHFDLFEPTIQVEKLTTRRLLSDSELRIHHVTNPLGVGGINDATTISET, from the coding sequence ATGATTGTGGTGCAAACCCTATTTATACACATATACCAAATCCAATTTGTCATAACAAGGAGGTATCGTATTGTGAATCAAACAATTCTTAATCGTGTAAAGACTAGAGTGATGCACCAACTGGTATCATCACTTATTTATGAGAATATTGTTGTGTATAAAGCGTCATATCAAGACGGTGTCGGTCATTTTACAATAGAAGGACATGATTCAGAGTATCGTTTTACTGCTGAAAAGACACATAGCTTTGATCGTATACGTATCACATCACCAATTGAGCGTGTCGTAGGAGATGAGGCAGATACAACAACAGACTATACACAATTATTGAGAGAGGTTGTATTTACATTTCCTAAAAATGATGAAAAGCTAGAACAATTTATTGTCGAGTTATTACAGACAGAATTAAAAGATACGCAAAGTATGCAGTATCGAGAATCAAACCCACCAGCAACACCTGAGACATTTAACGACTATGAATTTTATGCGATGGAAGGGCATCAGTATCATCCAAGTTACAAATCACGTTTAGGATTTACGTTGAGTGATAATTTGAAATTTGGTCCTGATTTTGTACCAAACGTTAAACTGCAGTGGTTAGCTATCGACAAAGATAAAGTAGAAACGACGGTATCAAGAAATGTTGTAGTTAACGAAATGTTACGTCAACAAGTTGGCGATAAGACTTATGAACATTTTGTACAGCAAATTGAAGCATCTGGCAAACATGTAAATGATGTTGAGATGATACCTGTACACCCATGGCAGTTTGAACATGTCATCCAAGTTGATTTGGCTGAAGAAAGGCTTAATGGCACAGTACTATGGTTAGGGGAAAGTGATGAGCTATATCACCCTCAACAATCGATTCGTACGATGTCGCCAATAGACACGACAAAATATTATTTAAAGGTACCAATAAGTATAACGAACACTTCAACGAAACGAGTGTTGGCGCCTCATACAATTGAAAATGCAGCGCAAATTACGGATTGGTTAAAGCAGATACAGCAACAAGATATGTATTTAAAAGATGAATTAAAGACAGTTTTTCTAGGGGAAGTCTTAGGACAGTCTTATTTAAATACACAACTTTCGCCTTATAAACAAACTCAAGTTTATGGTGCGTTAGGTGTTATATGGCGTGAAAATATATATCATATGTTAATCGATGAAGAGGATGCGATACCATTTAATGCACTTTATGCAAGTGATAAGGATGGTGTACCATTCATTGAAAATTGGATTAAACAATATGGTTCTGAAGCTTGGACAAAGCAATTTTTAGCTGTAGCGATTCGTCCAATGATTCATATGCTTTATTATCACGGTATTGCCTTTGAATCGCATGCACAAAATATGATGCTCATTCATGAAAATGGTTGGCCTACACGTATTGCCTTAAAAGATTTCCATGATGGTGTTCGTTTTAAGCGTGAGCATTTAAGTGAAGCTGCTTCACACCTGACATTAAAGCCAATGCCAGAAGCACATAAAAAAGTGAATAGTAATTCATTTATTGAAACAGATGACGAACGTTTAGTACGCGACTTTTTACATGATGCATTTTTCTTTATTAATATCGCCGAAATCATCTTATTTATTGAAAAGCAATATGGTATCGATGAGGAGCTGCAATGGCAATGGGTTAAAGGCATCATCGAGGCGTATCAAGAAGCATTTCCAGAGTTGAATAACTATCAACATTTCGATTTGTTTGAACCTACGATTCAAGTTGAAAAGTTAACGACACGTCGATTATTAAGTGACTCCGAGTTAAGAATTCATCATGTTACAAATCCATTAGGTGTAGGAGGTATCAATGATGCAACAACTATCTCTGAAACATAG
- the sbnG gene encoding staphyloferrin B biosynthesis citrate synthase SbnG, with protein MQQLSLKHRLNNGDSVYGIFNSIPDPLMIEVIAASGYDFVVIDTEHVAINDETLAHLIRAAEAAHIIPIVRVTAVIDRDIIKVLDMGARGIIVPHVKDRETVEHIVKLSRYYPQGLRSLNGGRMARFGRTPLLDAMEMANEHIMVIAMIEDVEGVMAIDDIAQVEGLDMIVEGAADLSQSLGIPWQTRDDQVTSHVQHIFEVVNAHGKHFCALPREDEDIAKWQAQGVQTFILGDDRGKIYRHLSASLATSKQKGDEG; from the coding sequence ATGCAACAACTATCTCTGAAACATAGATTAAACAATGGTGATTCAGTTTATGGCATTTTTAATTCTATACCGGACCCATTGATGATCGAGGTTATCGCAGCAAGCGGGTATGACTTTGTTGTGATTGATACAGAACACGTGGCGATTAATGATGAGACACTAGCGCATTTAATTCGTGCAGCTGAAGCAGCGCATATTATACCAATTGTACGTGTCACTGCAGTGATAGATAGAGATATCATTAAAGTGTTGGATATGGGTGCGAGAGGTATTATTGTGCCACACGTTAAAGATCGTGAGACAGTTGAGCATATTGTGAAATTAAGTCGTTATTACCCGCAAGGATTAAGAAGTTTGAATGGTGGTCGCATGGCAAGATTTGGACGTACACCATTACTTGATGCAATGGAGATGGCTAATGAGCATATTATGGTGATTGCCATGATAGAAGATGTTGAAGGGGTTATGGCCATTGACGATATAGCACAAGTCGAAGGTTTAGACATGATAGTCGAAGGTGCCGCAGATTTATCGCAGTCACTTGGCATACCATGGCAAACGCGTGATGATCAAGTAACATCACATGTTCAACATATTTTTGAAGTTGTGAATGCACATGGTAAACATTTTTGTGCATTACCACGTGAAGATGAAGATATTGCAAAATGGCAGGCACAAGGTGTACAAACATTTATTTTAGGTGATGATCGCGGAAAAATATATCGCCATTTAAGTGCATCTCTAGCGACGTCTAAACAGAAAGGGGATGAAGGCTAA
- the sbnH gene encoding staphyloferrin B biosynthesis decarboxylase SbnH has product MRIVQPVIEQLKAQSHPVCHYIYDLVGLEHHLQHITSSLPSNCQMYYAMKANSERKILDTISQYVEGFEVASQGEIAKGLAFKPANHIIFGGPGKTDEELRYAVSEGVQRIHVESMHELQRLNAILEDEDKTQHILLRVNLAGPFPNATLHMAGRPTQFGISEDEVDDVIEAALAMPKIHLDGFHFHSISNNLDSNLHVDVVKLYFKKAKAWSEKHRFPLKHINLGGGIGVNYADLTNQFEWDNFVERFKTLIVEQEMEDVTLNFECGRFIVAHIGYYVTEVLDIKKVHGAWYAILRGGTQQFRLPVSWQHNHPFDIYRYKDNPYSFEKVSISRQDTTLVGQLCTPKDVFAREVQIDAISTGDVIVFKYAGAYGWSISHHDFLSHPHPEFIYLTQTKEDE; this is encoded by the coding sequence ATGCGTATAGTTCAACCTGTTATTGAACAATTAAAAGCACAATCTCATCCAGTTTGTCATTATATCTATGATTTAGTCGGACTGGAACATCATTTGCAACATATTACATCGTCATTGCCGAGTAATTGTCAAATGTACTATGCAATGAAAGCAAATAGTGAACGAAAAATCCTAGATACAATTAGTCAGTATGTTGAAGGATTCGAAGTTGCATCTCAAGGTGAAATAGCAAAAGGTCTTGCTTTTAAACCAGCAAATCATATTATTTTTGGTGGCCCTGGTAAGACAGACGAGGAACTAAGATATGCAGTAAGTGAAGGTGTTCAGCGTATTCATGTTGAAAGTATGCATGAATTACAACGGCTAAATGCCATCTTAGAAGATGAAGATAAGACACAACACATTTTATTGCGTGTTAATTTAGCAGGACCATTTCCCAATGCAACGTTGCATATGGCAGGACGCCCAACACAATTTGGTATTTCTGAAGACGAAGTTGATGATGTCATTGAAGCTGCGCTCGCAATGCCAAAGATTCATCTAGATGGATTTCATTTTCATTCTATTTCTAACAATTTAGACTCGAATTTACATGTCGATGTAGTGAAACTTTATTTTAAAAAAGCAAAGGCATGGTCTGAAAAACATCGATTTCCACTCAAACATATCAATCTTGGTGGTGGCATAGGCGTTAACTATGCAGATTTAACTAACCAATTTGAATGGGATAATTTTGTAGAACGTTTTAAAACACTTATCGTTGAGCAAGAAATGGAAGATGTGACATTGAACTTTGAATGTGGGCGCTTTATTGTGGCACATATTGGTTACTATGTGACAGAAGTGCTAGACATTAAGAAAGTACATGGTGCTTGGTATGCCATATTAAGAGGAGGTACGCAACAATTTAGACTGCCGGTATCTTGGCAACATAACCATCCTTTTGACATTTATCGCTATAAGGACAATCCATATTCATTTGAAAAAGTTTCAATTTCGAGACAGGACACAACGTTAGTCGGTCAATTATGTACACCGAAAGATGTCTTTGCTAGAGAAGTACAGATAGACGCAATCAGTACAGGCGACGTTATTGTTTTCAAATATGCAGGTGCATACGGATGGTCTATTTCACATCACGATTTCTTAAGCCATCCACATCCTGAATTTATTTATTTAACACAAACAAAGGAGGATGAATAA
- the sbnI gene encoding bifunctional transcriptional regulator/O-phospho-L-serine synthase SbnI, which translates to MNHIHEHLKLVPVDKIDLHETFEPLRLEKTKSSIEADDFIRHPILVTAMQHGRYMVIDGVHRYTSLKALGCKKVPVQEIHETQYSISTWQHKVPFGVWWETLQQEHRLPWTTETRQEAPFITMCHGDTEQYLYTKDLGEAHFQVWEKVVASYSGCCSVERIAQGTYPCLSQQDVLMKYQPLSYKEIEAVVHKGETVPAGVTRFNISGRCLNLQVPLALLKQDDDVEQLRNWKQFLADKFANMRCYTEKVYLVEQ; encoded by the coding sequence TTGAATCATATTCATGAACATTTAAAATTGGTACCAGTAGATAAGATTGATCTTCACGAAACATTCGAACCTTTAAGATTGGAAAAAACGAAAAGTAGTATTGAAGCAGATGATTTTATACGTCATCCTATTTTAGTGACAGCGATGCAACATGGTAGATATATGGTTATAGATGGTGTGCATCGGTATACAAGTTTGAAAGCGTTAGGATGTAAGAAAGTTCCAGTGCAAGAAATCCATGAAACACAATATTCAATTAGTACATGGCAACATAAAGTTCCATTTGGTGTGTGGTGGGAAACGTTACAACAAGAACATCGCTTGCCATGGACTACTGAGACAAGACAAGAAGCGCCATTTATTACAATGTGTCATGGTGATACAGAACAATATTTGTATACAAAAGATTTAGGCGAAGCACATTTTCAAGTATGGGAAAAGGTTGTCGCAAGTTATAGTGGTTGTTGTTCTGTAGAGAGAATTGCACAAGGTACATATCCTTGTCTTTCTCAACAAGATGTACTCATGAAGTATCAGCCATTGAGTTATAAGGAAATTGAAGCGGTTGTTCATAAAGGGGAAACTGTGCCAGCAGGTGTGACACGCTTTAATATTTCAGGACGATGTCTTAATCTTCAAGTACCACTGGCATTACTTAAACAAGATGATGATGTTGAACAACTGCGCAATTGGAAGCAGTTTTTAGCAGATAAGTTTGCCAATATGAGATGCTATACTGAAAAAGTATACTTGGTGGAGCAATAG
- a CDS encoding MFS transporter, with the protein MGNRHGKNVEKSFIKIGLYFQIAYIVLMAITLCGFVICYGLIFGLFYLLSGSRADYLIVTIVISAIISIFVIILSIVPVIVLASDLFKERISKGVILIVLAIIALVLCNFVSAILWFVSAISILGRKKLVAAADTTTIQKSKGNANQASHKDTCKKELDSQDMMEHPEVKNPTTKNLEGFNEEIHKDEATTKVVSDNTEPPIESKDHVSKKD; encoded by the coding sequence ATGGGGAATAGACATGGAAAAAATGTAGAAAAATCATTCATAAAGATAGGTTTATATTTTCAAATAGCTTATATAGTACTCATGGCTATAACTTTATGTGGGTTTGTAATTTGCTATGGACTAATTTTCGGCCTTTTCTATTTATTATCAGGTAGCAGAGCTGATTATTTAATAGTAACAATAGTTATATCGGCAATAATTTCTATATTTGTAATTATACTTTCAATCGTACCTGTCATCGTATTGGCATCTGACTTATTTAAAGAAAGGATTTCAAAAGGTGTCATATTAATTGTATTGGCTATTATCGCTTTAGTATTATGCAACTTTGTATCTGCAATACTCTGGTTTGTTTCAGCCATATCTATTTTAGGTAGAAAAAAATTAGTAGCTGCAGCAGATACTACCACTATTCAAAAAAGTAAAGGGAACGCAAATCAAGCATCACATAAAGACACGTGTAAAAAGGAACTTGATAGTCAAGACATGATGGAACATCCTGAGGTTAAAAATCCCACGACTAAAAACCTTGAAGGATTTAACGAAGAAATACATAAAGATGAAGCTACAACTAAAGTTGTCAGTGATAACACGGAACCGCCTATTGAATCAAAAGACCATGTCTCGAAAAAAGATTGA